The genomic region TCGAGGAGGCGAAGCTCGTTGCGGTTGATCCGCAGCCGGACCTCTTCCGCTTCCGCGTGATCGAGGGCGACTCGATGCTGCTCACTACCGACGGCCTTACGGACTTCGGCGGGGCCAACCTGCTCGCTGCCGAAGATAACATCCTGGCGATCATGCTCGCCGAGCCGGATCCGGCGCTGGCGTGTCTGGAGTTGATTCTGCTCGCGAACCGCGGCGGTGGCGGCGACAACATCGGGCTTTCGATCGCGCGCTTCTATTAAGCAGTTTAAGTCATTATGTGCCCCGTTCGGGGCATGGCGATGTCAAAAAAAAGCGCGCCTTCATCATCGAAGGCGCGCTTTTTTTGTCGCTGTGCCGCAGAAGGTAGGGCGGGCGTTCAGCTCTCAACGCCGGCTTTGCGTCGCAGCTCCCGGGCATACTCAAGCGTCTCGGCGGGCACCCACTCGGCCGGGGGCTCCTCTCGGTGCGAGGAGGTGCCTGCAAAGTCCGGGTGATGCTCCCGGATCCACTGCACGGTGTCGCGCAATGTGAGGGTGATGGGGCGCGGGTCAAAGCCCAGCTCATCTTTGGCGCGGCTGCTGTCGATGTACCAGAAGTGACGGGCCATCTCGACGCTGGCCGCGTCGAGGTCGCCGGCCGGCGCGCCGGCTTCCTGGAGCGCGCTCAGCAACTTGCCCCCGAGCTTCGCGAGCGGGCCGGGCACCGGGAGGCGAGGGGCGCTCAGCCCGGTGATGTCGGCCAGATGATCGAAAAAGGCCGCCAGCGTGAGGTTGCCCGCGCCCAGCAGGTAGCTTGAGCCGGGCTCGGCGCGCTCCATCGCCGCGATGAAGGCCGCGGCCGTGTCGCGCACGTCCACCACCGAGAGCCCGCCGGGCATCACTCCGGGAACTTTTCGCTTCATGAAGAGCACGACGTCACCGGTGGAGCTCTCGCGCCAGTCGCCGGGGCCCAGCAGCAGGGTGGGGCGCATCAGCACCACGGGCAGGTCGTGGCGCTTCTGGTAATCCACGCATACCCGCTCCTGGTAGATCTTGGAGAGGTAGTAGGGCCAGTCGCGGACCACAGATTCGGTGTAGGGGCTGGTATCATCGGCCACAAACGAGGCGTCGCGGCTCACTCCGACAGTGCCGCTGGTCGAGGCCACAACGACTTTCTCGATGTCGGTGTCGCTGGCCAGGAGCGCATCAAAAAGCCGGCGGGTGCCCTCGACGTGCAGGGCGTACATGCGGTGGGCCTGGGTGCGGTCGCGCTCCACAAGCCCTGCCAGGTGGTAGACCCGGGTTACACCTCGGACCGCCTCTTTGAGGGCGTCGGCGTCGTCGAGGCTGCCTTCTACCTGCGCCACGCCCAGCGCTTCGAGCTCGGCGTTGTGGCGTCGTGTGAGCACGCGAAGGTCCGTCTGGCCTGCGGCCAGAAGCTGGTCGATGAGGTGTCGGCCCAGAAAGCCGGTTCCGCCGGTGATGAGTGTGGTCATATTGGGCTCTATCATGTTGATTTTATTCATAAATCAAGAAGGCGCGGCCGCAGGTGGCGGCCGCGCCTCGATGCGACGGCGTCGCCCGAATCAGAGGCGGAAGACCGCCGAGAAGCGCATCAGAAGATCGGGATCGTTGGTCTTAATGACCCCGTTCATGAACTCCTCCATCGAGGGGACGTAGCTCTCCTGGACGATCTTGCGGAAGATCTCCGGGGAGGTTTTGACCACGCAGTCCGCGTGCCCCGAGGGTTTGGTGTTCTGAATGTTGCAGGTCTTCGGGTCGACGGTGATCGTCCACTTATGGGAGTCGAAGTTGCCCAGGCTAAAGTAGAAACTCACCGGGCTGTCGACCTGGTTCTCGGCGAACTTCGTGTTGAGCTCGTGGAAGATTGGCGAGAGCTGGTCGGCCTGCGCTTTGGCCTTCTCGGCGTTGCCGCCGCCGCGCGCCGCCAGGCCCAGATCGGCGACCGCGTCGTGGGCGCGCTGGCTGATGGCGTCGAAGCGCGCGGTGGGCGACTCGGCGTCGATGTTGGCGCGCAGCTCCGAGGCTTTGAGCACCGGACCGATGGTCACCTTGAGCTTGCGCGACGTGGGCGAGGGCAGCGCCTGACCCTTGGGAAGCGCGCGATGGGTGCCTTCGATCCACAGGGGCAGCACGTCGATCTGGTGGGTGTCGACCAGGTAGCCCAGGCCACGGCGAAAGGCCTGCAACTTCCCATCCCTCGAGCGCGTGCCTTCCGGGAACATCAACAACATCTCGCCGCGGCGCAGCGCCTCGGATGCGCGGCCCAGCGAGCTCTCCAGGGTGCCGGAGCGTTCCACGGGGAGCAGGTTGGTGAAGTTGCCGAAGTAGGTCTTGCGCGCGGTGTTTTTGAAGAAGTAGTCCGCCGCGGCCAGCGCGCGGATGTCCTGCCCGAAGTCGCCCAGGGCGTACTTCACAAGGCCCATGTCCAGGTGGCTGGAGTGGTTGGCGACCACAATCACGTTGGGGTTGTGATACGGGATGTGCGCGCGGCCGAAGACCTCCACGTCGAAGAGGCGCTCGTAGGCGTTCATCTGGCCGTTGTAGAGCAGGTCTTTGACCATGCGCTGCACCGCCGGGGGCACATCGTAGGAGTCGACGCGCTCAAGCACCGATTTGGGTTGGACGACCAACTCGGTGGAGCCAGAGCCGCCATCGAGCAGTTCCTGCAGCTCGCCCACGGTCTGAATGGTGGCGAGCGTCTCCGCGCTGACGTGGTGGTCGCGGGCTTCCAGGATGGAGGCCAGCTCCACGAACATCAGGCTGTCGAAGCCCAGGTCGTCGAGGAGGTGGGTGTTGTTGTGGATGCGCGCCGCGTCGTAGTCGGCGAGTTTGCCGAGGACCTTGTCGAGCCAGGTCCAGGTGGTGTCTTCGACGTCGCCGCGGTCCACCGCTTCGAGCTCGGCGGCCATGAGGCGCTCAAGGATCTTGACGACGTCTTTGCGTTTGATCTTGCGGGTGGCCGTGCGGGGGAACTCATCGTTCCAGAAGCGCAGCACCTGCACCCGGGAGTGGGAGGGCACGCGGGCGCCTTCGACGCGGATCCACTCGCGGATGGCCGACTGCATCGTGGCGATCTGCTCGGCCGTGGCGTTCTCGGGAAGATCGGGGCGCACAAGACACGCCACGCGCTCCGAGCCCTTGCCGTCGGGAAGACCGACGATGGAGAGCTCCAGGGCATCGGGGCATTTGGAGTAGATGTCTTCGAGCTCGTCCGGGTAGCAGTTTTTGCCGCCGGCGGTGACGATGACTTCTTTCTCGCGACCGACAATGGTGAGGTTGCCGCGCTTGTCGAACTTGCCGAGGTCGCCGGTGTGCAGCCAGCCCTCCTGCAGGGCGGCGGCGGTCTCTTCGTCGCGTCCCAGGTAGCCGCGCATGACGTTGGGACCGCGGGCGATGACTTCGCCAACGCCTTCGTCGTTGGGGTCTTTGATGTCGACCTCAATGCCTTCGAGCGCGCGTCCGACGGTGCCGGGCGCAAGGCCCCGCTCGGGGCTGTTGACGGTGAGTACCGGTGCGGCTTCGGTGAGGCCGTAGCCTTCGTAGAGGCTAAAGCCCAGGCCGTAGAAGGTCTCCAGGATGTTGACCGGGAGCGCGGCCGCGCCGCTGATCATGTAGCGCAGGCGTCCGCCGAAGGCCGAGTGCACCGGGGCAAAGAAGGTCGAGCCGAGGTTGATACCCCACTTCTCGCGCAGGGTGGTGTTGGCCTTGAGCATCGACTCGAGCGCAAAGCGCAGGGCCGGCGGGGCGTCGCTGATGCGCTGGTCGATGCGGCGGTGAAGAAGTTGCCAGAGGGCGGGCACGCCGATGAGCGCGGTGATGCGGTTATGCGTCATCGCCGTGGTGAGCTCGTCGGCGTTGACTTCCTCCAGGTAGGTGATGGAGGCGCCGCGCGAGAGGGGCATCAAAAAGCCGCAGGCAAACTCAAAGGTGTGGTGCAGGGGCAGCACGCTCAAGAAGCCGTCGCGCTCGGTGATCTGGAAGGTCTTCTGCAGGCTGTTGAGCAGGTGCGCGAAGTTCTGGTGGGTGAGCATCACACCCTTGGGAGCTCCGGTTGTACCTGAGGTGAAGATCAGGCTCGCGAGCGGCTGGCCGTCCTCCTCGGCACGCATCAGCTCGGCCAGGAGCGGGTCGTCGCCCTCGGCCGGCAGGAGCTCGACGGAGGCGGTGTCGCTGGACGCGGCGTTTGCGGCGTCGCTGAGCTGCGCCTCGTCGGGGAGCCCCAGGCTGAAGATCTGCGCGAAGGTCAGCGTGCGCGCGGGGATGCTGTTGGCCAACAAGGTCTCTCGGAGCTCGGCGCCCAGGCGCTCATCGACGGCCTGGCTGAGCACAATCGCCCGCGCCCTCGCGGAGCGCGCGATGTTGATGATCTGCTCGGTGGTGCTCGCCGAGTCTACCGGCACGGCGATGCCGCCGGTCTTCAGGATGCCAAAGTAGGTCATGCCCCACTGCGGGCGGTTCTCCGAGATGAGCAGGCAGGTGTTGCCCGGCCCCACGCCCACGCCGCTGAGCACAGCGCAGGCGCGCTCGGCGCGCTCTTTGAGCTCCCCGTAGGTGTAGCGCTCCACGATGGTGCCCGACTGATGCTGCAGCGCGATGCGTTTTTGGAAGTTGGTGGTCGACGCGTCGAAGAGCTCCACCAGGTCGTCGTAGGTGTAGACCTCGCGGTTGCGCTCTTTGAGCTTGGCTTCCAGCGCCGGGTAGCTGTGGCGAGCGAGCCCGGGGATATGCGTCTGAATCCAGTACTCGCGCCAGTCCAGGTCTTCGATGCGGCTTCCGTAAACGGGGCGCTCCGCCGGGCTGAGTTTCTGGGAGAGCTCGACGATGTTGCCGGCCTTAAAGGTCAGGCGGTTGTCGTAGATGAAGGGCAAAAAGAGCTCAAAGATCTTCTCGGTGGTCGTGGCCATGGCCTCGACGCTCTTGAGCGACTTGTTAACGCCTTCGATGGCCTTGCCCACGCCGCCCATCTGTTTGGTGGGGAGCTTGCCCAAAAGTTTGCGCATGCCGCCAACGGTGCGCTTAAGCCCGGGGGCCGACTGGCGGTCGAACTCCTTGCGCTCGACGACCACCGAGTCCATCGACTTGAGCACGAGCTTCTTCCAGCCCGGTGTCTTGACCTCGCGGTCGATGACGCGGCGGTTGCCCAGGGTGGAGAGCTCCACCAGGCGCTCAACCGAGATGGGGTTCAAGTCGGAGGAGCCCAGGTGGTAGACGTCGTGATGCTGGTCGGTGAGCAGGGCGGCGGTGATGGCGAGCATCGCGCCGGAGACGAAGTCGACCGGAATGACGTCGAGGTTGATGCCCTCGCGCGTGGGCACGAAGCGGTGCCCCTTGTACATCATAAAGCAGATGGGGGCGGTGGTGTTGATGCCCTCGTTCCAGCCCTGCTGGGGGAAGCTCACCGCGCTCTCGATGATGGCGGGGCGCACAATGGTGACTTTGACGCCGCGGGCCGCCGCGTCGGCCAGAATGCGCTCACCGAGGCTCTTGGTGTAGGTGTAG from Lujinxingia vulgaris harbors:
- a CDS encoding NAD-dependent epimerase/dehydratase family protein, which produces MTTLITGGTGFLGRHLIDQLLAAGQTDLRVLTRRHNAELEALGVAQVEGSLDDADALKEAVRGVTRVYHLAGLVERDRTQAHRMYALHVEGTRRLFDALLASDTDIEKVVVASTSGTVGVSRDASFVADDTSPYTESVVRDWPYYLSKIYQERVCVDYQKRHDLPVVLMRPTLLLGPGDWRESSTGDVVLFMKRKVPGVMPGGLSVVDVRDTAAAFIAAMERAEPGSSYLLGAGNLTLAAFFDHLADITGLSAPRLPVPGPLAKLGGKLLSALQEAGAPAGDLDAASVEMARHFWYIDSSRAKDELGFDPRPITLTLRDTVQWIREHHPDFAGTSSHREEPPAEWVPAETLEYARELRRKAGVES
- a CDS encoding AMP-binding protein — protein: MTHTNDTSAIKNGAPKNGHANGANGYALPATLDEPTLEGMLKVGESLRGRRILLTGTTGFLGKVVMVMLLRNHPDIEQLYVLVRSRRTQSATERFFHEVVPSGALDPLREVYGDEGYLEFLNEKVSVIDGDICRPNLGLKEDEARALSSQLDVFINSAGLTNFNPNLKNALEINTLSQRLTLDFLALGDNRARLMHVSTCFVAGNTEKPSPEIFPGPRVYPKADDLGLDYDHSREIDDCLKLIEHFEDISRDQEHQVRFVQQAREFLKKHNLNPADRGALDAACERERIKWVDRTLSLEGRKRAAFWGWPNIYTYTKSLGERILADAAARGVKVTIVRPAIIESAVSFPQQGWNEGINTTAPICFMMYKGHRFVPTREGINLDVIPVDFVSGAMLAITAALLTDQHHDVYHLGSSDLNPISVERLVELSTLGNRRVIDREVKTPGWKKLVLKSMDSVVVERKEFDRQSAPGLKRTVGGMRKLLGKLPTKQMGGVGKAIEGVNKSLKSVEAMATTTEKIFELFLPFIYDNRLTFKAGNIVELSQKLSPAERPVYGSRIEDLDWREYWIQTHIPGLARHSYPALEAKLKERNREVYTYDDLVELFDASTTNFQKRIALQHQSGTIVERYTYGELKERAERACAVLSGVGVGPGNTCLLISENRPQWGMTYFGILKTGGIAVPVDSASTTEQIINIARSARARAIVLSQAVDERLGAELRETLLANSIPARTLTFAQIFSLGLPDEAQLSDAANAASSDTASVELLPAEGDDPLLAELMRAEEDGQPLASLIFTSGTTGAPKGVMLTHQNFAHLLNSLQKTFQITERDGFLSVLPLHHTFEFACGFLMPLSRGASITYLEEVNADELTTAMTHNRITALIGVPALWQLLHRRIDQRISDAPPALRFALESMLKANTTLREKWGINLGSTFFAPVHSAFGGRLRYMISGAAALPVNILETFYGLGFSLYEGYGLTEAAPVLTVNSPERGLAPGTVGRALEGIEVDIKDPNDEGVGEVIARGPNVMRGYLGRDEETAAALQEGWLHTGDLGKFDKRGNLTIVGREKEVIVTAGGKNCYPDELEDIYSKCPDALELSIVGLPDGKGSERVACLVRPDLPENATAEQIATMQSAIREWIRVEGARVPSHSRVQVLRFWNDEFPRTATRKIKRKDVVKILERLMAAELEAVDRGDVEDTTWTWLDKVLGKLADYDAARIHNNTHLLDDLGFDSLMFVELASILEARDHHVSAETLATIQTVGELQELLDGGSGSTELVVQPKSVLERVDSYDVPPAVQRMVKDLLYNGQMNAYERLFDVEVFGRAHIPYHNPNVIVVANHSSHLDMGLVKYALGDFGQDIRALAAADYFFKNTARKTYFGNFTNLLPVERSGTLESSLGRASEALRRGEMLLMFPEGTRSRDGKLQAFRRGLGYLVDTHQIDVLPLWIEGTHRALPKGQALPSPTSRKLKVTIGPVLKASELRANIDAESPTARFDAISQRAHDAVADLGLAARGGGNAEKAKAQADQLSPIFHELNTKFAENQVDSPVSFYFSLGNFDSHKWTITVDPKTCNIQNTKPSGHADCVVKTSPEIFRKIVQESYVPSMEEFMNGVIKTNDPDLLMRFSAVFRL